The Syngnathus scovelli strain Florida chromosome 13, RoL_Ssco_1.2, whole genome shotgun sequence genome has a window encoding:
- the LOC125980148 gene encoding histone H2B 1/2-like, whose amino-acid sequence MPDIAKPAAKKGSKKAVTKATPKGGKKKRKARKQSYAIYVYKVLKQVHPDTGISSKAMSIMNSFVNDIFERIASEASRLALYNKRSTITSREIQTAVRLLLPGELAKHAVSEGTKAVTKYTSSK is encoded by the coding sequence ATGCCTGACATCGCGAAACCTGCTGCCAAGAAAGGCTCCAAGAAAGCCGTGACCAAAGCCACTcccaagggcggaaagaagaagcGAAAGGCAAGGAAGCAGAGCTATGCCATCTACGTGTACAAGGTGCTCAAACAAGTGCACCCGGACACTGGTATCTCCTCCAAGGCGATGAGCATCATGAACTCGTTCGTCAACGATATCTTCGAGCGAATTGCTTCCGAAGCATCTCGTCTGGCACTCTACAACAAGCGTTCGACCATCACATCCAGGGAGATCCAGACCGCTGTGCGTCTCTTGCTTCCTGGTGAGCTGGCCAAGCACGCTGTGTCTGAGGGCACCAAGGCAGTCACCAAGTATACCAGCTCCAAGTAA
- the LOC125980147 gene encoding histone H2A-like, with protein MSGRGKSGKTRAKAKSRSSRAGLQFPVGRVHRLLRKGNYAQRVGAGAPVYLAAVLEYLTAEILELAGNAARDNKKTRIIPRHLQLAVRNDEELNKLLGGVTIAQGGVLPNIQAVLLPKKSEKATKPK; from the coding sequence ATGTCTGGGCGTGGCAAATCAGGTAAGACCAGAGCAAAGGCGAAGAGCCGCTCTTCCCGTGCTGGTCTTCAGTTTCCAGTCGGTCGTGTCCACAGACTGCTCCGCAAGGGAAACTATGCTCAACGAGTGGGTGCCGGCGCTCCCGTCTACCTGGCGGCCGTGCTCGAGTACCTGACCGCCGAGATCCTGGAGTTGGCCGGAAACGCCGCTCGCGACAACAAGAAGACCAGAATCATCCCACGTCACTTGCAGTTGGCCGTCCGCAATGACGAAGAGCTCAACAAACTTTTGGGCGGAGTCACCATCGCTCAGGGCGGTGTGTTGCCCAACATTCAGGCTGTCTTGCTGCCCAAGAAGAGCGAGAAGGCAACCAAGCCCAAGTAA
- the LOC125980151 gene encoding histone H4, with protein sequence MSGRGKGGKGLGKGGAKRHRKVLRDNIQGITKPAIRRLARRGGVKRISGLIYEETRGVLKVFLENVIRDAVTYTEHAKRKTVTAMDVVYALKRQGRTLYGFGG encoded by the coding sequence ATGTCTGGCAGAGGCAAAGGCGGTAAGGGACTCGGAAAAGGAGGCGCCAAGCGTCACCGTAAGGTTCTCCGTGATAACATCCAGGGCATCACCAAGCCCGCCATCCGTCGCCTGGCTCGCCGTGGCGGTGTCAAGCGTATCTCCGGTCTCATCTACGAGGAGACTCGTGGTGTTCTCAAAGTGTTCCTTGAGAATGTCATCCGTGATGCCGTCACCTACACCGAGCACGCCAAGAGGAAGACCGTCACCGCCATGGATGTCGTGTATGCTCTGAAGAGGCAGGGACGCACGCTCTACGGTTTCGGCGGTTAA
- the LOC125980141 gene encoding histone H3-like has translation MARTKQTARKSTGGKAPRKQLATKAARKSAPATGGVKKPHRYRPGTVALREIRRYQKSTELLIRKLPFQRLVREIAQDFKTDLRFQSSAVMALQESSEAYLVGLFEDTNLCAIHAKRVTIMPKDIQLARRIRGERA, from the coding sequence ATGGCAAGAACCAAGCAGACAGCACGTAAATCCACCGGAGGCAAAGCCCCCAGGAAGCAGCTGGCTACCAAGGCTGCGCGTAAAAGCGCCCCTGCCACCGGCGGCGTCAAGAAGCCTCATCGCTACAGGCCCGGTACCGTGGCTCTTCGCGAGATCCGCCGTTACCAGAAGTCCACCGAACTGCTCATTCGCAAGCTCCCCTTCCAGCGTTTAGTCAGGGAGATCGCTCAGGACTTCAAAACCGATCTGCGCTTCCAGAGCTCCGCCGTCATGGCTCTGCAGGAGTCAAGCGAGGCGTATCTGGTCGGTTTGTTCGAGGACACAAATTTGTGTGCCATCCACGCCAAGAGGGTCACCATCATGCCCAAAGACATCCAGTTGGCACGTCGCATCCGCGGAGAAAGAGCTTAA